One Aphelocoma coerulescens isolate FSJ_1873_10779 chromosome 22, UR_Acoe_1.0, whole genome shotgun sequence genomic window, TCGCTCCCAACCAGGAAAGAAGTGACAGATGTGGTGCCATCAGGGCCTGGCTCCTCCCTGGCACGATCTGGCACCGGTGACGTGTTGGGATGGACCTGCTGCCCCTCACAGCTTCCCCTCGGCTGGGGGCACGTCCTGGAGCCAGCCCTtcccaaaatcagctgaggGTTCCCCCACCCCGAGGATCCAAGTGATTTTTAGGTTATTAAAGCAATGGAAtaaagcctccacgatggtggGATTTGCTCCTGAAATTCAATGTGGGTGCTTGGAGTCAACTTCCAACTCAGAAAAAAGGTGGTTTAGAATTTAAAATCAGCGAGGAATAAGAAGGAGGAACAACCAGGGGGGAATAAGAGGGAGGAACAACCAAGGAGGGAtaaggggaggctcagggtgggttTCAGGGTGGATAATTAAGGAGGTGACAGGAGGGTCCCCTCCCTGGGGCCCTGTGACAGCAGGACCTCTCTGGGCCGGTCACCCAGGGACAGAAAGGTCCCACCCACGGTGTCAGACACCCGGTGACAGGAGGACTTTGGTgacagcagagccccacccagTCCTGTCACACACCCAGGGACAACTGAGCCCGGTCACCTGATGACAGGAGGGTCCCCCACTGCTGTCACCACCCAGTGACAGGAGGACCTCCCTGTACCCCAAACACCGGGAGACAGGAGGCTGCCCCCGGCTCTGTGACACCCCcaggggcggcggggggccgCTACCAGAGCCCGGGGCCCGGGGGAATGACCCCGGCCCGGCCAGAGGCCCAGCTCCAGGGGCCTCGGCGGGCGCGGACACTCGGACACGGAGCCCCCTCGGGCCCGTCACACACGCCCAGGGACAGCGGCGGCTGaccgggcccggccgcacggTGCGGGCGCTCCCCGGCCGGGCCAGGCGGGACCCGCAGCCCTACAGCGGCCGGGCCCTTTCGGCCCGGttcccccgccccgcccggtgCTGCCGTcacctgccgccgccgccgctcctccGGGCCTTGGCGCGGCGCCGCGGGGCCTCCCCGTCCTTCCCGCCGGGCCGCAGCGAGGCGTAACCGTGCTCGGCTTCTGCGGAGACACAACGGCGGGCGCGGGTcaccgcggggcccggccgggggcaccggggccaCCGAGGGGGGCGCGGGGGGTACCTCGCTCCCGCCGCTCCAGGAACTCGGCGGCCTCCAGCAGCATCTGGATGCCGAGGCGAGGGGGGGCGGCCATGGCGGGGCCGGGACGGGCCGCAACCGGCGCCGGGGGGGTCGCGGCGGCCTCTGCCCGCCCCGAGCGGCCGCTCCGCCAGACCCCGTGCGCGCcacgcccccgccgccgctcatTGGCGGATGCTGAGAGAGGCCCCGCCCAGCGCCGCCGCTGATTGGAGGATGAGGGGCGGCCCCGCCCAGCGTCCCCACGAGCGGCCGAGAAGGGGCGTGGCCGCGCCTGAGGACACGCCCCCCGCCCGCTGCCATTGGACGAGAGCGCCACGCCCTCCTGCCATTGGTCCGACCCCCCGCGGCGCCCCGCCCACACAaccggccccgccccgctggCCGCACGCGCTGCCCTGACTCACTTCCTGCCGCCGAGCCAATGGCGAGGCCGGacgggggagggggcggagcctcGGCTACGTGGGGCAACGTGAGCCCGGCGGGGACCCCCCGGACAGGGACCCCGGGATGGGGAGAGACCCCCCGGGAACGGGGACGGACCCCCccgggatgggaacagggaccCCCCGGGATGGGGACGGACCccccgggatggggacagacCCCCCGGACAGGGACCCCGGGATGGGGAGAGACCCCCCGGGAACGGGGACGGACCCCCccgggatgggaacagggaccCCTCGGGAtggggagagacccccgggatGGGGAGAGACACCCGGGATGGGGAGAGACCCCCCCGGACAGACCCCCCGGGATGGGGCGAGGGAccccgggatggggacagaccccccgggaatggggacagaccccccaggctggggacagacacCCCGGACAGGGAccccgggatggggacagggaccccggGATGGGGAGAGACCCCTCCGGGAACGGGGACAgccccccccgggctggggacaGACCCCACCCAGGATGGGGACAGACCCCGCGGGGAACAGAGACCcaacagggacagggacccctGGGACAGGAACAGACACCCCccccagagctgggacaccccCACCCCGGTCAGGGGTCAAACCAAGACAGGATCAATTCCCAAGGATTTGTGTGAGGGGGAATCGAGGCCCTGCTTTATCTCTGAAtgataaaaaataaaggaaaaaatagatCTGGGGTTTTATTAACAgggaaacaaaccaaaagcagggaaaacacagcaaaatccCAGCCAGAAACCAAccttttttgtaaaaaaataataacagaaaTCCAGGAAACGGAAACTCGTGGTGGCTCTGGCTGTGGGATTTGTTGGGAACAACCCAAATTCCACTGGAATCCAGCACTGGAGCCACCCAGGAGAGTGCAGAGAAGCAAAATCCTTCCATGGTGGGAGTCATGTCCCAGTGTCAGGCGATGAAATCCAGGGGCCTGTTGAATCCTCCTTTTCTGTTCATGTATTGCCTGGATAAGAATGGAGCCAGAGTCAGCCCTGGATCCAGGGAAATCGGGACAAAAATACCTGGGGGAGGCTGGGAATGGGACTCAGTGGCCACAGGGACCCCAGTTCCACATGGATTTGGCCAAGAAATGGGCAGGAAGGCTCCCAgcaaggagctgctctggaggcTGGGCGGTGTGAGGATCCCACCAGCACTGCCTGGCCCTACCCCCAGGCTCCCATCAGAAGGGGAACAGAATTGACACTGGCTGTTTTTTGGGAATAAACCGGGAGAACAGCATcgcttcctgctgctcccatccTGTTCAGGCCTCACTGGGCACATCCCACCTGTTCCTAACATGCTCCTCACTCCTCATCCTgatttccccattcccagggggATCTGGAGAACTGTCACCTCTGCTTTTGTGTCTCAACCtcacaaaattcccattttcccaaggCCTGGAAGCCGGATCACCATGAGACAGAGGCCACAGTTACCTCACAAAACAAAATCCTCTTTCTATCCCAAAGGAGGGGGGACACACCTGTATTTCCTCTTCTGGGACACGTTGATGGCGTAGGCATTGGCGGCGCCGTCCACCTTCTTCCCCTGAGGAGAAACGTCCCAAAATCCCATGGATTATCCCCAAACAGGGCAGGTGCCACAGCGGAGCCCCCAGGAGTGGCCCCGGGCCTGTGCTCACCTTGGTGGTATCGAAGGAGGCAAACcccatcatcttcatcatctcAATCTCCTCCTCTGTCTTGCCCTGCAAATCCTCCTCTGCGGGAAGAAATTCGGGCTGGGATTCCCAAAaatctgggtgtccctgggctggTCCTGGCCCCACAGGGCATCTGGGAGTGTTCCAAGAGAAAAATCCCCCCTCACCTGTGATCTGCCGCTCCTTCTTGGAGTCCTTgagctccttcttctcctcatcCCGGCGCTCCTTGGGCCGTGCTGGTGACGAGGAGCTGGAGCGATGCCGGCGTGGGGACCTGCTGGGGCACACGAGGTGAGGCTGCAATTCCCACCTggaaatcccacctggagctcccACTGTCCTCGGGTCACTCACACTGCCCTCACCTAGCTGTGCCCACCCCATGCTGGTGTCCCTGCTCTCTCCTGGATCATCCCTACTCTCACCGGAAAGTCCCCGCCCTCACCTGGATGGTCCCTGCCCTCACCTGGATCGTCTCCGGTGTGGGGAGCGGGACCGgctcctcctcctgtccctgtcccgggACCGCGatcgctcccgccgccgcctgtccctgtcccgggACGTGGAGCGCGAGCGCCGGCGCTCTGCCCGGGGAAGGGTCAGCTCCTGCTTCCCAAAGGAAATCCCCGCAGAACATCCCAGGTCCCAAGCAGACACCCCGGgacagcccctcccagccctccatGACCCCCCAGGACAGTTCTGGGCTGAGGGACCCCTATGGGCATCCCCAAGAGTGGaaagagaagcaggaaaaagTTCCACCTGGAGCGGGGGGAATCATCAGGGGAGAAATCACCCGGAGGGGGCTCAGCCAGGAAGGGGGTGATGGTCCCCAAAAACCTGAGGAAGGTGGAGAGGGGTGGGAAGAGCCGGAggggggaggagaggaagagaaggagaggtgaaggaggagaggagaagatgaggatggggagggggagaagagaaggaaaaggagataaggaagaaagaaaaggaggaggaagaggaggaagagaaggagagaaggaaaagaagaagaaggatgaggagaaaggaggatgaggaggaagaagagcagGATAAGGATGAGGAGGGAGGGggtctctgctctccccagagCGAGGAACCGGGgcctccccgccgccccccgccctgAGGGCCTCAGTCCCCGCCCGCGGGTTTGGGGgagccccgggcccggccctTCCACCCGGATCCCCCCGTGCCCCGTCCCCCGGGTCCCCCGCGACCTCCCCCGGAGCTCCCTTGCCCCCGGTGCCCCTCACCCCGCCGCGGCGGTGACCGGGAGCGGCTGCGGCCCATGgcccccctcagccccgcccTGGGGCTCCCCCGGCGCCGACGGCCCGGAGCGGGGCCGAGCCTGCGAGGGCCGAGCCGATCAGCACCGCATCAGCCCCGGCCCGCGAGCCCGCCCAGCGCGGAGAGCGAGGGGACGGCAGGAAGGGGACggcaggaaggggaggggaCGAAGGCGGGGCCGTCACCCTGCGCTGGCCGCTGCTCGCTCGCCGCGTCCGGCCCGGCCTTTCCCCGCCGCACCCTCGGTTCGGAGCCCCGGGTTCGAGCAGGCGGGCGCAGGCCGGTGCCGGCCCGGCCTGGAGTCCGAACGTGTCTGCGGCTGTGCCTGGGTTTGGTAGTGGGGGGCTCAGGAGGGGCTtctctgaggagctgctggaatctTCCCCCTGTGCGACACCTCCAGTGCCAGCGGCTCCAGGCCGTCTCAGTGAGGGCACTGAACTGAGGAGTGCCATTCCTAAACCGTGGCACCATCCCATCCtcaccctcagccccacagccccttccCATTTCCACCTCTACCCCCGTGCCAGCCTCAGCTCCATCCCcgacccatcccatcccatcccatcccatcccatcccatcccatcccatcccatcccatcccatcccatcccatcccatcccatcccatcccatcccatcccatcccatcctcatCTCCACCCCCCTCTCCacctccatcccagcccccgCTCCGTCCCTGACCCATCCCATCCTCACAACCCCctccattcccatcccaccccctcaCCCCTCGGTCTCCGAGCGCTGCCGGGTGCCAAACACGGGGTTTATTTACACCGGCGTTCCACGCGCTCCCGGCCGCGATTGTCACACGCGGGGACATGCCACATCCCGGTGGCATTCCGCGGGGTTCAACACCCCCACCGCCACCGGGGCTCTcctgggcagccccaggtgGGAGGACGGATGCTGAGTCCAGCTGGACTTGCCCTTCCCCGTTGCCAACATGCGATCAGCCTCTGTTTTCCAGGGGAGGTGCAGATGGGGAGGCCCCGCATCAGGGATTTgcccctccctgccttcccctgGAGAGACCTGCACCCTGAGCCTTGCTGGATcgaggggagggagggtgggggacTTTCCCGAAGGGTGGTCCTGGGATGGGATCTTGGCTCTGTCTCCTTCCAGTTGCGCAGCCAGGACCCTCATCATGGTGATGATGGTGGCACTGGAGCCTTCGCTAAGCCAGTGTCCCTTGGGAAGAGGGGTGACAAAGGCGCTGGGGACAGACTCCCAGGGCCAAAGGGGTGACAAAACCCCCGGGGGAGCCCCCGGGTTGGGCTGGGGGGTGTGGCAGTGCTGTCATTCAGGAATTCCCCCCAGGTGTGACAGTGCTACCCCGGGGAGGTGAcacagctgtccctgctgccctgggtcACGAAGGGGGAATAGGCCCAGGGACAAAAATGGCCTCAAAGAGCCTTAAAATCAGTGGCAGTGAGGAACAGCCCCCCCGGTGACAGGGCTGGGGATGCAGAGCGGGTTTAGGGGCTCAGTGTGTCCCCTTGGTCCCCCCTATCCTGCAGGAGTGGGATGGGGACCtgtggggggacactgggcaggGGGACAAAGGCTCTCCCCAGAATCCAGGCTCAGGTTGGCCATGGGGCTCTGGCAAGATCCCTGTCTGGGGAGTCTCTCTGCTATTTCCTGTGCCCCAGTCCCTGCCTGCACCTCCCATTCCGTGGGCTtcctgctcttccagaggggatcCAACCCCCATGAGCTGTCTCACAGCAGCGAAAAGGTTTGAAACCACAGTGATGGCACATAGGAAAATCCTGCTGGggtgagaaaaccacaaatggGGGGTTCTGGGGCATTCCAGACCTCCTGGACAGGACTCCATGGATGCAGGAAGGCTCAGGGCAAGCACCCCAGGAAACTGGGAGGGTGAGGGGCTGATCCCGTTGGtttgtccccaaatcccagcgcTGGAATGGCCATGGGGAACATCGGCATGGCTGCGGCTCTTCCCGGGAAGGGGTTGGCCAGGAGGTTGTAAcgctgggagggaagggaacgCCAGGAAGGATTGAACTTGTGCTGGGAatccagagctgggaaaagcagggatCCGGCGTGGACAGGGTCACTGTGAGCGGAGGCCAGCGGGAATTGGCAGCGTGTGTTCATCCCGAAGTAGCACTTAGTGAGtgagttttgctcagttttaaaTAACACAGACAATTTCCGGAGTTTTTCCCCCTATTTTCCCAGGTGTGGGTCGTGCAGTGAGGTGGGGGCTTTTCCAGTGATGGGAAatcctgctgctcttccttggCTGGGGAAGACACAGGATGGGAGTACCAGGAGAAGGGGATGAAGTGGTTCTTTAGCCCAGCGAGAGGAAGATCACAATCTGGGAAGGAAAAACCTCAGCTTCTCCTTCAGGAAAAACAATCCCTCGCCTTCAGCTCTATCCCATTCTCCTGGCGAAGTGATGGACAGTTTTCCCTGGGGATGAAGCCAGCGCCATTCCAGCAGAGCTTGAAACAGAAGGTGAAGAAAATAACCACAAAACACCCTTTTCTTCCTCAAATCAAGCAGATCTGGGCTCTGGTGGAGAAAATTCAACCCTCGGCCCgtggtgggaaggggctggagcccaggAGGGAAAGTGGGGAGGGAGATGCAGCGGGAATTTCCCCAAACGGGGACCACAGTCTCTCTAAGCTCGGTGGCCACCTCCAGAGGCGGGTGACAAAGGGGACGAggtgccttgtgccaggaggacCCGGAAAACAGCCAGAATCCGGGGGTTTTGGGCCGTGCCTCGGCCAGACGCacgaggcaggagctgccccccGCCCCGGCGCTCCCGGTCTCAGAGATCCCGGGGATCCCCTGGATGGCCACGCGCGAGGCCTTGGGAGACTCAAGATTcaatcttttccttctttttgccttttttcaggAAAGATGGGGTCCggaatttcttcttctttttggaGGGTGATTTGGAGGGTGAACCGTCGGGGGACACAGGGTTACTGGTCACTGTCTCCTTCTCCTTGGGGGCATCCTGGTCAGCATTGGGGGTTGTCCGGTCTGTCCCTCCTTTTCCAAGGTTTTCCTCAGTGCTTTGCTCTTCATCCTTCCCGTTCACCACCGCTGGTGGCTCCTTCTTGGCAGTGGAATCAGGGGGGGCTTGGCTGCCATCGGCCTTCTTATCACCttgggaaggggagagggaacAGGGAATTGGGGCAGCAGCACTGGTGTTGTAGGGATTTTATCCCCTCAGATCTCCAGTGggacctgggcaggagcagaATTTGGCCTCCACAGGTAGAGGATGCTTGGATTTGATCCTGTCCTGCCACAGGCACCActtccctgagcctccccccTCCCTGCGGGAACAAGCGATGTGGGATGGAGAGCCGGGAagaggcagcaggaaaagcaggaagcaaCAACAAGGAGGGATTCCCCAAGGGATTTCCTAAGGGATTTCCCCTGAGTGAGGCTGGAGTGGGCCACGGAGACCGAAGATCCCCCCGAGCCCGTGTCCCTCGTCCAGGGTGGCCTCTCCGTACTTACTACGGcgccagggattcagggataACTCCTTGGGTGACAGGCACACggggaggaaagagaaaggagacgTTGtggagacagacagacagacacacagacaccacGAGACACCatggcagagccagcagccccGAGCCGCGCCCCGGCACCCGCTGTGGATCGGAACAACGGGCCCATCGCACCCGCCGGAGGGTGAGGACtgggatgggggacaggggTGTCCCCTGCACCCCACAAAGCCACCAGCAGACACTCACATCCTCCTGCCATGAATCCCCATCGGAGCTTGGCCCCTCTGGAGCAGAGAGCCCCCGGGGACAGGTGGGGGGACACAAGGTGACAGCGAGCTGTGTCTCAACGCGGTTTGGCCACAGCTGCCCTTGTCCCCCCACTCCTGCTGCTCACTGGGACCCCACCCTTCATTTTGGGGTGCTCGTCACCCCACTCACCCTCCGTAGGCTCTGCAGGCGCTAGGGGCTCTGGAGGGGGTGGCTCTGGTGGTGGAGCCCCACTCTCCTCTGCTGCCGCGTCCTTCTCACCTGCCACAGAGAGACATGCTGGCCCCGGGTCCCCTCAAGTGCCACCCGGGgctgtttggggattttggggtgtctctCCTACCCTGTAGGCGCTTCTTCCTCTCCACCTCCTGCTTGtattcctccagctcctggtccGTGAGCTGGCTGAAGGGGTTGGGGGGCTCTGGCTCGGGGGGAGCCTCTTCCTGGCCCTCCTTGGCCTCTGCATCCCCCAAGTGGCTCTCAGTGGACTGAAACAGACCCCCAGAGTGGTGTCACCCCCCCGGAGAGGTGTCAGACcctctggagctgtgtcagcCCCCCCACCCTGAGCAGTGTCCCCTCTGCCCTCGGAGTGGTGCCACTGCCCCTGGACCTGTGGAATGCTGGGGAGCCAGGGAAAGGCTAGGTGCTCTGGGAAGGGGAACTTGGGGCTGGGCATGGGGGGTGGTGTGGGGCTTGGGACAAGAGGTGACATGGGGTGATAGTGGCCTGGGGATACAGTGGGAAGATGGGGGGACACCGGGTGACAGGACTGTGTCTGGTCTCAGCAATGACACTGATCAGCAGCTGTGACGGGGGACATGGGGTGTCATGGGCTGGTGACATGGGGTGACACGGGTGCCATAAAGGGCTCCGGCTGGTCTCAGTGATGGCACTGGCCAGCAGCTGTGACTGGCGTGACATGGGCTGGGAATACCaagctggggacacggggtgacACAGGTGCCATACGGGGCTGCGGCTGGTCTCGGCGATGACACTGGCCAGCAGCTGTGACTGGGGCCCGGCTGACTTCACGTCCTGACGGTTTTGCTCCCGGATCTGTGGGTGAGGACAGGGATAAATCCCCCTCCAAGGACAGGGATaaccccccccagcaccccgaggcccccctgtcccccagcccccaccTTGTTGCGCATCTCCAGCACCTCCTGTGGGTCCGTGTAGAGCGGCACAAACTGGTTGGGGTTCTCGATGCGAATGGGGGTCCCACTGCTGCCCTTCTCCACCTCGTCTGCTCTCAGCCACTGTGGGGCCGGGGAAGAAAACCCGGGAAAGGTGTTTTGGGGAGCAGGAGACCCCAGTAGTAGAGCGGAAACACCATAAATGCAGGGAGACCCCAATGGAGAAGGGAGACCCCAATGGAGAAGGGAGACCGCAATAAACACTCCTTGCATAGAAGGAAGACCCAACTAAATGCATCATACATAGAGGGAGGACCCCAATAATAGAGGAAGACCCCAATAAAAGCATCTTGTGTAGAGGGGAGACCTCGATAAACAGGTCTTACATGGAGGGGAGACCCCAGTAAATGCATCTTGCACGAGGCAGACACCCCAATAATAGAGGGGAGACCCTTATAAACATGTCTTGTGTAGAAGGGAAGACCCCAATAAAGGCACTTTATGTAGAGGGGAGACCCTGATAAATGTGGGGAGACTGCAATAAATGCATCTTGTGTAGAGGGGAGACTGCAATAAATACATCTTGTGTAGAGGGGAGACTGCAATAAATGCATCTtacatagaggggagaccctGATAATAAAACAGAGACCCCCATAAATGTATCTTGCATAGAGGGAGACCCCAATAAATGAGAGGAGACCCCAGTAAATGAGAGGAGACCCAAATAAATGCATCTTGCACAGAGGGAAGACCCCAATAAAGCACTTGGCCCCACTGGAATGGGGAGGTGGGATTTCAAAATGATCATTATTACGGGATGAAGGTGGATCCCAAGGACTTCCTACACCCCAGATTTTAGCGGGATCAATAACCAGGACACCCTCCACCTCCCTGGTTGTTGATCGCCAAGCCCCTGTCTGCCCATCTGCCCCTCACCGTGGTCTTTGTCCTCTGGCTGCCGGTGCTGCCCTGCGGCTCCTCGGCCAGGTTGACCCTGGTGTAGGTGTTGGGGGTGTTGAGCCACCTtgtcttctccttctgctgcttctgggcATGCTGGCGCAGGGCGGGGGTCCCGGCGGGCTCCTCCTCGAACACAAAGGCTGTCACGGTGGCGGGGATCAGCACATCGCTCTTGGGCTTGCTCTTCTCCTGCACGAAGGGGTAGCGGTACGTGTAGCCCGTGCGGTATCCCTGGAAAAGCGCAGAGTGGGGAGTCAGGAACACGGGGATAAACCGAGGGGTTGGAGCgcagtttggggggggttggatGGGTTTTGGCGCTCACCAGGTTGTCCAACATCCTCATGAGGGCCTCAAACTCATGCTCGCCCAGGCGGCTCTTGTGCAGGGGCCCGAAGGTGGTGCCGGCGCGGCGCACGGCGCCCAGGCCGTGGGGCACGCGCTGCTGGGCCCGCTCCAGCACGATCAGGTTCTCCGCGCCACCCGCGCTCGCCAGCGCTGACACCTGCGTGGGCACCGGGCACCGCTGAGCTGGGAACCCCGGGGACGAGCCCCACAGCCGCCCTTGTGCCCAGCGCTGGCACCCAGGGGTGTAACAGGGGTGAgacctggcacagctcagcGGTGATGGAAGTGAGGGGCTgagagctggcacagctcagggcatgctcctggcacaggctgctgggCCCACATGCAGCTCACCCCACGGCCCGCGCTCACCTGGACCTCGCAGGCAGCCTGCAGGTGGAAGACGCTGTAAAAAGCCTCCTCAGCTGTGTCCCCCAGCGCCAGCACCCCGTGGTTCCGCAGCACCAGGATCTGCAGCACCCGCGCAGGACGTCAGCGGGGCGGGCAGGGGATGGGGGAGTGACCCCCGCGtcccccggggtgtcccctcaCCTTGCAGGTGGGCCCGAGGCACTTCTGGAGCTCCACACGATCGGCTTCATCCTCCACCTCCCCGCGGAAGTCGAAGTAGGCGACGTCCCCCAGGAGAAGAGCAGCGCGGGAGATGGGCAGGAGCCCGCAGCGCATGGCCGACACCTGGGCATGGGGGGGGAACAGGGCAGGGGGGCCAAggaaccccaaacacccccaagaAACACCGACACCCCATAAAAAGCCcacccccacaaaaaaacccccaacccttCCAAAATTCCTCTCCAAAAAACCCataaccccccaaaaaagtccCCAGAAATCTCTAACCCCACCAAATCCTTCCATAACCAACTTCCTAAATTTCCCCCAACTCCCCACCTCCCAAACTCCAAAATCCTTCCAAAAATGAACTGCCCACAAAGAACCCCAACCCCCAGAAAACCTCCATCACCCAATCACCCCAACCCTTCACGTGGCCCCAAAAGCTCCCAATgcctccaaatcccccaaaccccttcaaACTCCCAAGGCACCCAAGTCCTTCACAGCCCCTCCAAATCTCCAAGATCCCCttgtccccccaaaaaaaccagcctccccaaacccccaatcCCGCTACCCCTACAAAACTCCCAAATCCCAATCTCCCTAATCCCCCCCGAACCCAGCTTCCCCAAAGGCCCCCAAGCCCCGTTCCCCCGTCTGCAGCCcgtacagcagcagcagcgggggtGTGCAGGCGCAC contains:
- the SNRNP27 gene encoding U4/U6.U5 small nuclear ribonucleoprotein 27 kDa protein; this encodes MGRSRSRSPPRRERRRSRSTSRDRDRRRRERSRSRDRDRRRSRSRSPHRRRSRSPRRHRSSSSSPARPKERRDEEKKELKDSKKERQITEEDLQGKTEEEIEMMKMMGFASFDTTKGKKVDGAANAYAINVSQKRKYRQYMNRKGGFNRPLDFIA
- the ADD2 gene encoding beta-adducin — its product is MSTAASPEPLPEPPAPGPRCPPQEDPEFLRARSGTGDLRQDFNLMEQKKRVTMILQSPSFREELESLIQEQMKKGNNSSHVWALRQIADFMATTSPAALPTSPMGLASVTPINDLHGTEGPALAKGERLMRCKVGSIHRLLDLYGWAQLGHAAVTLRVSKEQEHFLVAPQGLACSEVTAASLVKVNVLGAVVEQGSTGFAPDARSFSLHAAIYAARPDIRCIVRLHTPAAAAVSAMRCGLLPISRAALLLGDVAYFDFRGEVEDEADRVELQKCLGPTCKILVLRNHGVLALGDTAEEAFYSVFHLQAACEVQVSALASAGGAENLIVLERAQQRVPHGLGAVRRAGTTFGPLHKSRLGEHEFEALMRMLDNLGYRTGYTYRYPFVQEKSKPKSDVLIPATVTAFVFEEEPAGTPALRQHAQKQQKEKTRWLNTPNTYTRVNLAEEPQGSTGSQRTKTTWLRADEVEKGSSGTPIRIENPNQFVPLYTDPQEVLEMRNKIREQNRQDVKSAGPQSQLLASVIAETSRSPSTESHLGDAEAKEGQEEAPPEPEPPNPFSQLTDQELEEYKQEVERKKRLQGEKDAAAEESGAPPPEPPPPEPLAPAEPTEGDKKADGSQAPPDSTAKKEPPAVVNGKDEEQSTEENLGKGGTDRTTPNADQDAPKEKETVTSNPVSPDGSPSKSPSKKKKKFRTPSFLKKGKKKEKIES